From the Leucobacter denitrificans genome, one window contains:
- a CDS encoding transposase, with translation MSTRRPRREFSDEFKADAVRMVTELGKTRAQVARDLDINESTLGKWVAKATGTHGTGSGSARRAPDPDSTDPYEMQREIDRLREGGAHWDLRAHSRATCCRFGRSVPHRSESTR, from the coding sequence ATGTCTACACGTCGTCCCCGCAGAGAGTTTTCTGACGAGTTCAAAGCCGATGCGGTGCGCATGGTCACCGAGCTTGGAAAGACTCGTGCGCAGGTTGCCCGCGATCTTGATATCAACGAGTCAACACTCGGAAAATGGGTTGCGAAAGCGACCGGCACCCACGGTACGGGGTCTGGGTCTGCTCGCCGTGCTCCTGACCCTGATTCAACCGACCCCTACGAGATGCAGCGCGAGATTGACCGGCTGCGTGAGGGCGGTGCTCATTGGGACCTTCGGGCTCACTCTCGTGCTACATGCTGCCGGTTCGGTCGCAGCGTTCCTCACAGGAGTGAGTCAACCCGGTGA